A single window of Archangium gephyra DNA harbors:
- a CDS encoding phosphoenolpyruvate carboxylase: MPSIRHVDPQLRRDVRLLGRLLGEVLIEQEGQALFDLEERVRRLSIQRRRGPKSERRAAASELAALLREMPLERAEPVLRAFSTYFRLANLAEQHHRIRRTREHASGGGQGPQRGSLDAVMQALKQAGIPASRVREMIVSMRVTLTLTAHPTQAARRTVLQKVYHLARLLEERDRGHLTPREKADTLESMREEITALWQTDELRRERPTVGDEVKNVLWYVEEVLAEQLALMPETLDWSFERAYGEPLGVLATPVRLHSWVGGDMDGNPLVTPEVLADTLRAHRARGLRALLGEVYRLGWVLTQAEPHAYVSKELRASLEKDAAELPEVMARFGSRTTGEPWRRKLRFMEARLQAALVYVEGRRAGRTEPLAPTAYRSPMEMLSDLELLERSLVDAKSRHAGLRQVRRLIARVRVMGFHLAELEARAPAEDARSAAASFDGGPKPTEGGARLLAVLQRVREAQAESGEGCCRTLILSMASTAEDVLAAFTCARKSGLWDEARGCATVDVVPLFEQLGALDDGPKVLRELFAHPEYRKHLQARGVQEVMVGYSDSGKEVGLLAASAALYRAQTALTRVAHEAGVQLRLFHGRGETVARGGGPAHEAILALPPGSVAGTYKATEQGEALDHKYARPELARRTLELVLSGVLLHSLDAQPRVASEEEAPFRAAFDELAELGRRAYRGLVWEDPNFVPFFQAATPIEEIAALPIGSRPSKRAAGGLESLRAIPWVFAWTQNRAILPGWYGVGTALEEYGSRPEGLAQLKRMYRQWPFFHTVMDNVAMVLAKSDMAIASRYAALAPDSTRPLWERIRAEYARTRRWVKRVTGEARILESNRQLRESISLRNPYVDPMSFLQVELLRRKRAGAEKIDRPLLLTLAGIAAGMRNTG; this comes from the coding sequence ATGCCTTCCATCCGTCACGTGGATCCGCAGCTGCGCCGGGACGTCCGGCTCCTGGGCCGGCTGCTCGGCGAAGTCCTCATCGAGCAGGAGGGCCAGGCCCTCTTCGACCTGGAGGAGCGTGTCCGGCGCCTCTCCATCCAGCGCCGCCGTGGCCCGAAGTCCGAACGCCGGGCCGCCGCCTCGGAGCTGGCCGCGCTGCTCCGGGAGATGCCCCTGGAGCGTGCCGAGCCCGTCCTCCGCGCCTTCTCCACCTACTTCCGGCTGGCCAACCTCGCCGAGCAGCACCACCGCATCCGCCGGACCCGCGAGCATGCCTCCGGTGGAGGCCAGGGCCCCCAGCGCGGCTCGCTCGACGCGGTGATGCAGGCGCTGAAGCAGGCCGGCATTCCCGCCTCGCGCGTCCGGGAGATGATCGTCTCCATGCGGGTGACGCTCACCCTCACCGCGCACCCCACGCAGGCGGCGCGCCGCACGGTGCTGCAGAAGGTCTACCACCTGGCGCGGCTGCTCGAGGAGCGCGACCGCGGCCACCTGACGCCTCGCGAGAAGGCCGACACCCTCGAGTCCATGCGCGAGGAGATCACCGCCCTCTGGCAGACGGACGAGCTGCGCCGCGAGCGGCCCACCGTGGGCGACGAGGTGAAGAACGTCCTCTGGTACGTGGAGGAGGTGCTCGCCGAGCAGCTCGCGCTCATGCCGGAGACGCTCGACTGGTCCTTCGAGCGGGCCTATGGCGAGCCGCTGGGCGTGCTCGCCACCCCGGTGCGGCTGCACTCGTGGGTGGGCGGGGACATGGATGGCAATCCCCTGGTGACGCCGGAGGTGCTCGCGGACACGCTGCGTGCCCACCGCGCCCGCGGCCTGCGTGCCCTGTTGGGTGAGGTGTACCGGCTGGGCTGGGTGCTTACCCAGGCCGAGCCGCATGCCTACGTGTCGAAGGAGCTGCGGGCCTCGCTCGAGAAGGACGCCGCGGAGCTGCCAGAGGTGATGGCCCGTTTCGGCTCGCGCACCACGGGTGAGCCCTGGCGCCGCAAGCTGCGCTTCATGGAGGCCCGGCTCCAGGCCGCTCTCGTATACGTCGAGGGCCGCCGTGCCGGACGGACCGAGCCCCTGGCTCCCACCGCCTATCGCTCGCCCATGGAGATGCTGAGCGACCTGGAGCTCCTCGAGCGCTCGCTCGTCGACGCGAAGTCGAGGCATGCCGGGTTGCGGCAGGTGCGCCGGCTCATCGCCCGGGTGCGGGTCATGGGCTTCCACCTGGCCGAGCTGGAGGCGCGCGCGCCCGCCGAGGACGCCCGGAGCGCCGCCGCGTCGTTTGACGGAGGACCCAAGCCCACCGAGGGCGGAGCGCGGCTGCTGGCCGTGCTGCAGCGGGTGCGCGAGGCGCAGGCCGAGTCCGGTGAGGGGTGCTGCCGGACGCTCATCCTGTCGATGGCCTCCACCGCCGAGGACGTACTCGCGGCCTTCACCTGCGCGCGCAAGTCCGGCCTGTGGGACGAGGCCCGCGGGTGCGCCACCGTGGACGTGGTGCCCCTGTTCGAGCAGCTCGGCGCGCTCGATGACGGCCCCAAGGTCCTGCGCGAGCTGTTCGCCCACCCCGAGTACCGCAAGCACCTGCAGGCCCGTGGCGTGCAGGAGGTGATGGTGGGGTACAGCGACTCGGGCAAGGAGGTGGGGTTGCTGGCCGCCAGCGCGGCGCTCTACCGGGCCCAGACGGCGCTCACCCGGGTGGCACACGAGGCGGGCGTGCAGCTGCGGCTCTTCCACGGACGCGGTGAGACGGTGGCCCGCGGCGGTGGTCCCGCGCACGAGGCCATCCTCGCGCTCCCGCCCGGGAGTGTCGCGGGCACGTACAAGGCCACCGAGCAGGGCGAGGCGTTGGATCACAAGTACGCCCGGCCCGAGCTGGCCCGGCGCACCCTGGAACTGGTGCTGAGCGGGGTGCTGTTGCACTCGCTGGATGCGCAGCCGCGTGTGGCGTCCGAGGAGGAGGCCCCATTCCGCGCCGCCTTCGACGAGCTGGCGGAGCTGGGCCGCCGTGCCTACCGGGGGCTCGTCTGGGAGGACCCGAACTTCGTGCCGTTCTTCCAGGCAGCCACGCCCATCGAGGAGATCGCCGCGCTGCCCATCGGCTCGCGGCCGAGCAAGCGTGCCGCGGGAGGACTGGAGTCCCTGCGTGCCATTCCGTGGGTGTTCGCCTGGACGCAGAACCGAGCCATCCTGCCGGGGTGGTACGGCGTGGGCACGGCGCTGGAGGAGTACGGCTCGCGGCCCGAGGGCCTCGCGCAGCTCAAGCGCATGTACCGCCAGTGGCCCTTCTTCCACACCGTGATGGACAACGTGGCGATGGTGCTCGCCAAGTCGGACATGGCCATCGCGTCGCGCTACGCGGCGCTGGCGCCGGACTCCACGCGCCCGTTGTGGGAGCGCATCCGCGCCGAATACGCACGTACCCGCCGCTGGGTGAAGCGCGTGACGGGGGAGGCGCGCATCCTGGAGAGCAACCGGCAATTGCGCGAGAGCATCTCCCTGCGCAATCCGTACGTGGACCCCATGTCCTTCCTCCAAGTGGAGCTGCTGCGGCGCAAGAGGGCGGGGGCGGAGAAGATCGATCGCCCGCTGCTGCTCACGCTGGCCGGAATCGCCGCGGGCATGCGCAACACGGGGTGA
- a CDS encoding MFS transporter → MAAAAGLSVANLYYHQPLLGDIGRTFQSPDRALGLIPTVSQVGYALGLLLIVPLGDSLERRRTIVLMSALVSLALVGVAVAPGLPWMVAASGLVGVTTVVPQLLVPFAANLAPAASRGRVVGTVMSGLLIGILLSRTASGFLGVRFGWRAMFWIAAALMLLLTVGLRLTLPRQPVSSPLPYPALLRSLGALVREEPVLRLHSLLGALTFGGFSAFWATLALHLQAMPQHHGPQVAGLFGVVGVAGAIAAPLAGRYADARGDRRVNALAIGILLLSFVVLGAVGQSLWGLALGVVLLDLGAQANHISNQARVYALRPEARNRLNTVYMVTYFAGGASGAWLGSLAWSHWGWRGVCAVGGAMALTGLVALGIAGARRPAG, encoded by the coding sequence ATGGCCGCCGCCGCGGGCCTCTCGGTCGCGAACCTCTACTACCACCAGCCGCTGCTCGGAGACATCGGGCGGACGTTCCAGTCCCCGGACCGGGCGCTGGGGCTCATCCCTACCGTGTCCCAGGTGGGCTACGCGCTGGGCCTGTTGCTCATCGTCCCGCTGGGAGACAGCCTCGAGCGGCGGCGCACCATCGTCCTCATGTCCGCCCTGGTGAGCCTCGCGCTGGTGGGCGTGGCCGTGGCGCCGGGCCTGCCGTGGATGGTGGCCGCGAGCGGCCTGGTCGGCGTGACGACCGTGGTGCCCCAGTTGCTGGTGCCCTTCGCCGCGAACCTCGCGCCCGCGGCCTCGCGGGGACGCGTGGTGGGCACGGTGATGAGCGGGCTGCTCATCGGCATCCTGCTGTCACGCACCGCCTCGGGATTCCTGGGCGTGCGCTTCGGCTGGCGGGCCATGTTCTGGATCGCCGCGGCGTTGATGCTGCTGCTGACGGTGGGGCTGCGGCTCACGCTGCCCAGGCAACCCGTGAGCTCCCCCCTGCCCTACCCGGCCCTGCTGCGCTCGCTGGGGGCGCTCGTGCGCGAGGAGCCCGTGCTGCGGCTGCACTCGCTGCTGGGCGCGCTCACCTTCGGAGGCTTCAGCGCCTTCTGGGCCACGCTCGCGCTCCACCTCCAGGCCATGCCCCAGCACCACGGGCCCCAGGTGGCGGGTCTGTTCGGCGTGGTGGGCGTGGCCGGCGCCATCGCCGCGCCGCTGGCGGGCCGCTACGCCGACGCGCGTGGAGACCGGCGCGTCAATGCGCTCGCCATTGGCATCCTGCTGCTGTCCTTCGTCGTGCTCGGCGCGGTGGGGCAGTCGCTGTGGGGACTCGCGCTCGGCGTCGTCCTCCTCGACCTGGGCGCACAGGCCAACCACATCTCCAACCAGGCCCGTGTCTACGCGCTGCGCCCCGAGGCCCGCAACCGGCTCAACACCGTCTACATGGTGACGTACTTCGCGGGCGGTGCCTCGGGCGCGTGGTTGGGGAGTCTGGCCTGGAGCCACTGGGGCTGGAGGGGTGTCTGTGCCGTGGGCGGAGCCATGGCACTCACGGGGTTGGTGGCCCTGGGAATCGCGGGGGCACGGCGTCCGGCGGGTTGA
- a CDS encoding TIGR02266 family protein → MTMKTAEAAEMSAVAGANRRAYERVTATFDVRFQDPEDAARALRAYSLNLSAGGLCLRTRRSYDVGAHVRLQMTVSGEDFDLEGIISWVRDDAEAIGVRFVGVSEEDQVRLQRVVASFKR, encoded by the coding sequence ATGACCATGAAAACGGCCGAGGCTGCGGAGATGTCGGCGGTGGCGGGGGCCAACCGGAGGGCCTACGAGCGGGTGACGGCCACGTTCGACGTCCGCTTCCAGGATCCGGAGGACGCCGCGCGAGCGCTGCGTGCGTACTCCCTCAACCTGTCGGCGGGAGGCCTGTGCCTGCGCACGCGCCGCTCCTACGACGTGGGGGCGCACGTCCGCCTGCAGATGACGGTGAGTGGGGAGGACTTCGACCTCGAGGGCATCATCTCGTGGGTGCGTGATGACGCCGAGGCCATTGGCGTGCGCTTCGTCGGAGTCTCCGAGGAAGACCAGGTCCGCCTGCAGCGCGTGGTGGCCAGCTTCAAGCGGTGA
- a CDS encoding GNAT family N-acetyltransferase, translated as MQPTPTRTPAPDAPPFRIRRARRGDAESLASLLREMGYAHGSDAQTVHWVISHPEIEIFVAADTQDRPVGMVSLSHRPQLRLRGRIATVDELVVTESWRRRGVGKALMQQVLERCGARALSVKRLEVSAYALEELRTFYVSCGFVQVDNLVMRHADLERQHGQ; from the coding sequence GTGCAACCGACGCCAACCAGAACCCCTGCCCCGGACGCTCCCCCCTTCCGCATCCGCCGTGCTCGCCGCGGTGACGCCGAGAGCCTGGCCTCGCTCCTGCGCGAGATGGGCTACGCCCACGGCTCGGATGCTCAGACGGTCCACTGGGTCATCAGCCATCCCGAGATCGAGATCTTCGTGGCGGCGGACACCCAGGATCGCCCCGTGGGCATGGTGTCGCTGTCGCACCGGCCGCAGCTGCGGCTGCGCGGGCGCATCGCCACGGTGGACGAGCTGGTGGTGACGGAGAGCTGGCGGCGCCGGGGTGTGGGCAAGGCGCTCATGCAGCAGGTGCTGGAGCGGTGCGGCGCGCGGGCCCTCAGTGTGAAGCGGCTCGAGGTGAGCGCCTACGCGCTGGAGGAGCTGCGCACCTTCTACGTCTCCTGCGGCTTCGTGCAGGTGGACAACCTGGTGATGCGCCACGCCGACCTGGAGCGTCAGCACGGGCAGTAG